One Xiphophorus maculatus strain JP 163 A chromosome 9, X_maculatus-5.0-male, whole genome shotgun sequence DNA segment encodes these proteins:
- the LOC102234980 gene encoding gastrula zinc finger protein XlCGF57.1-like yields the protein MSVNIWVVAGDQFLILPESNSIHDHNLPNDLEMKEEPDPQQITEIKEEPECQRIKEEQVELNVSHEEKSVVKQEADTFMVAAGCDEIFQNKNEQMMETKEEPEPPEIKEEQEPVQIKQEEEEFYSHQNEGQLLVKQDSSSETPIYEEKYLSESDPNHDQIHPSNSCRAENQPKDGYNDGLDGDEKLTVNQSNIVDRSKMKKLQKNMCSCKICGKRFIRKTALKIHMRNHTNEKPHTCKVCSKPFSYSSGLVRHMRTHTGERPFSCKTCGKSYINRCSLSAHIKAHLGVKPFPCGLCDKSFTKRQNLVYHIRLHTGEKPFPCSTCGKSYVSRKSLKKHSETHITVHTDEKLFSCGSCNKTFRNKRGLDRHSKLHTGKRPFSCSTCGKSYASRDGLRAHFKVHLPEKPYPCDLCDKAFTVKINFDRHRRTHTGEKPFSCEVCGNVFIDKLAVVKHMRSHTGEKPFQCDLCPRSFHTKFHLGCHRRTHTGEKPYACDLCGKLFISRANVAQHMRTHKGNKQFTCKKCEESFSDRSSIAKHLRSHTDEKQFACNVCEASFTSSIQLDNHLRSHTGEQGFSCVTCGEKFSKPYSLTMHIRTHTGEKSYSCELCGKLFTARYKLTAHICENKP from the coding sequence ATGTCTGTTAATATTTGGGTGGTTGCTGGTGATCAGTTCCTCATTCTACCAGAAAGCAACTCCATTCATGACCACAACTTACCAAATGATCTAGAGATGAAAGAGGAACCAGATCCACAGCAGATTACAGAGATTAAGGAGGAACCAGAATGTCAACGGATCAAAGAAGAACAAGTTGAGCTCAACGTCTCTCATGAAGAGAAATCTGTAGTGAAGCAGGAAGCTGACACCTTCATGGTGGCTGCTGGTtgtgatgaaatatttcaaaataaaaatgaacagatgaTGGAGACaaaggaggaaccagaacctccagagaTTAAAGAGGAACAAGAACCTGTTCAGATTaaacaagaggaggaggaattcTACAGTCATCAGAATGAAGGTCAACTTTTAGTGAAGCAGGATTCCTCCAGTGAAACTCCCATTTATGAGGAAAAATATCTCAGTGAATCAGACCCAAACCATGACCAGATCCACCCTTCAAACTCCTGTAGAGCTGAAAACCAACCAAAGGACGGATACAATGATGGACTAGATGGAGATGAAAAGCTGACAGTCAATCAGAGCAACATTGTTGACcgttcaaaaatgaaaaagctcCAGAAAAACATGTGTTCTtgtaaaatatgtggaaaacgTTTCATCAGAAAAACTGCCTTGAAAATTCACATGAGAAACCACACTAATGAGAAGCCGCATACCTGTAAAGTGTGCAGTAAGCCGTTCAGCTATAGCAGTGGTTTGGTTCGGCACATGAGAACCCATACAGGTGAGAGACCGTTCTCATGCaagacctgtggaaaaagttacatCAACAGATGTAGCTTAAGCGCACACATCAAAGCTCACCTTGGAGTGAAGCCATTCCCATGTGGATTGTGTGATAAATCTTTCACCAAGAGGCAAAATCTGGTTTATCACATCAGACTCCACACAGGGGAGAAACCATTCCCGTGTTCAACCTGCGGAAAAAGCTACGTaagcagaaaaagtttaaaaaaacacagtgaaacaCACATCACAGTTCATACAGACGAGAAGCTGTTCTCGTGTGGATCGTGCAATAAGACCTTCAGAAACAAACGAGGTCTGGATCGTCACAGCAAACTCCACACAGGCAAGAGGCCATTCTCATGTTCCACCTGTGGAAAAAGCTACGCCAGTAGAGATGGCTTAAGAGCGCACTTCAAGGTTCACCTGCCTGAAAAGCCGTATCCGTGTGACCTGTGTGATAAAGCTTTCACGGTCAAGATCAACTTCGACCGCCACAGGAGGACTCACACAGGCGagaagccgttttcatgtgaaGTTTGtggtaatgtttttattgataagTTGGCTGTGGTTAAACACATGAGAAGTCACACAGGCGAGAAGCCTTTTCAGTGTGATCTGTGTCCCAGATCTTTTCATACCAAATTTCATTTAGGCTGCCATAGAAGGACCCACACCGGCGAGAAACCCTATGCGTGTGACCTGTGCGGTAAATTATTCATAAGCAGAGCTAACGTGGCCCAACACATGAGGACCCACAAAGGCAACAAGCAGTTTACATGCAAAAAGTGTGAAGAATCTTTTAGTGACAGGAGCAGTATAGCCAAACACCTGAGGAGTCACACAGACGAGAAGCAGTTTGCCTGCAATGTTTGTGAAGCGTCTTTTACCTCCAGCATTCAGCTGGACAATCACCTGAGGAGCCACACAGGTGAGCAGGGCTTCTCATGCGTCACCTGTGGAGAGAAGTTCTCCAAACCGTACAGTCTGACGATGCACATCCGGACTCATACAGGAGAAAAGTCGTATTCCTGTGAACTGTGCGGTAAATTATTCACTGCCAGATATAAACTGACTGCACATATATGTGAAAATAAACCTTAG
- the LOC102234719 gene encoding zinc finger protein OZF-like has protein sequence MKEEHKQPNVQQIKEEPELQPIKEEQVEFNVCQEVKLEANTFMVAAAYDKIFQTKPELQQMTDIKEDPKSAQTKELEEPEPEPIKEVPESEQIKEEPEPIKEVPEPEQIKEELQEHESTQIKREQEELYSDQDEDQLSVNQDFSRENPLYEETYQSESDPHHNQIHSSNSPEAENQHQDRCNDGHQIFNLNPQLTMNQSDGDDCSKAKKLNIHSHSCKICGKYFTKKCTLKVHMRIHTGEKPHACKVCCMSFRCTSHLVRHMGTHTGERPFSCTTCGKSYIDRGSLNAHMKDHLEKKPFTCSVCDKSFVRMQYLTCHLRVHTEEKPFSCESCDKSFRHSQSLARHATRHINEKPFPCPTCGKCFPHLRSLASHSRVHLTDKLYPCELCAKSSLDKKDLERHKWSHTGKKPFSCEACGKLFSDKNIMVKHMANHTNKKPEKQFPSYVCDASFTDSIQLDDHLRSHTGEQGFSCVTCGEKFSKPYSLTMHIRTHTGEKSYFCQMCGKLFTARYKLTAHVCENKA, from the coding sequence ATGAAAGAGGAACACAAGCAACCAAATGTACAGCAGATTAAAGAGGAGCCAGAACTTCAACCGATCAAAGAAGAACAAGTTGAGTTTAATGTCTGTCAAGAGGTGAAACTGGAGGCCAACACCTTTATGGTGGCTGCTGCTTATGATAAAATATTCCAAACTAAACCAGAGCTGCAGCAGATGACGGATATTAAAGAGGATCCAAAATCGGCACAGACTAAAGAactggaggaaccagaacctgaaccgATTAAAGAGGTACCAGAATCTGAACAGATTAaagaagaaccagaaccgatTAAAGAGGTACCAGAACCTGAACAGATTAAAGAAGAACTGCAGGAACATGAATCTACACAGATTAAAAGAGAACAGGAAGAACTCTACAGTGATCAGGATGAAGATCAGCTTTCAGTGAACCAGGATTTCTCCAGAGAAAATCCTCTCTATGAGGAAACATACCAAAGTGAATCAGACCCACACCACAACCAGATCCACTCTTCAAACTCCCCTGAAGCTGAAAACCAACACCAGGACAGATGCAATGATGGCCAccagatatttaatttaaatccaCAGCTGACAATGAATCAGAGTGACGGTGATGACTGTTCTAAAGCgaaaaagctaaatattcatTCGCATTCTtgtaaaatatgtggaaaatatttcacaaagaaatgTACCTTAAAAGTtcacatgagaatccacactGGTGAGAAGCCGCATGCCTGTAAAgtctgctgcatgtctttcagATGCACCAGTCATTTGGTTCGTCACATGGGAACCCATACAGGCGAGAGACCGTTCTCATGCACgacctgtggaaaaagctaCATTGATAGAGGTAGCTTAAACGCACACATGAAAGATCATCTGGAAAAGAAACCGTTCACTTGTAGCGTGTGTGATAAATCTTTTGTCAGGATGCAATATCTGACTTGCCACCTCAGAGTCCACACAGAGGAGAAACCGTTCTCATGTGAATCCTGTGACAAATCCTTCAGACACAGTCAATCTCTGGCTCGTCACGCCACACGCCACATAAACGAGAAGCCGTTCCCGTGTCCCACCTGCGGAAAATGCTTCCCTCACTTACGCAGCCTTGCGTCACACAGCAGAGTTCACCTGACTGACAAGCTGTATCCGTGTGAACTGTGTGCTAAATCATCACTGGACAAAAAGGACTTGGAGCGCCACAAGTGGTCTCACACAGGAAAGAAACCTTTTTCGTGTGAAGCATGTGGTAAATTATTTAGTGACAAGAACATCATGGTGAAACACATGGCAAATCACACGAACAAGAAGCCTGAGAAGCAGTTTCCTAGTTATGTTTGTGATGCGTCTTTTACTGACAGCATTCAGCTGGACGATCACCTGAGGAGCCACACAGGTGAGCAGGGCTTCTCATGTGTCACCTGTGGAGAGAAGTTCTCCAAACCGTACAGTCTGACGATGCACATCCGGACTCATACAGGAGAAAAGTCGTATTTCTGTCAAATGTGCGGTAAATTATTCACTGCCAGATATAAACTGACTGCACATGTATGTGAAAATAAAGCTtag
- the LOC111609765 gene encoding gastrula zinc finger protein XlCGF57.1-like, which translates to MSVNVWVVAGDRLLIQRESNSVRDRNLPTNLEMKEEHRDPDLNQMKEAPQYQPIKEEQVELDIFHDQKSVVKPDADTFRVSAGSDEIFQRKPELQQITGMKEEPEPEQIKDELEEPEPEQIKDELEELETVQIKQEEEELYSDQDEDQLVAKQDSFRETPMHEEKYHSEPDPNQDQIHPSNSPGAENQPKDGYNGKDLVLDVEEELTKNQNESVEHSKVKKLKKNMRSCKICGKHLIRKTLLKIHMRIHTGEKPHTCQVCSKSFSFSSHLVRHMRNHTGERPFSCQTCGKSYINRSSLNAHIKDHLGENSFPCGLCNKSFTKSQNLVCHMRLHTGEKPFSCPICGKSYVSKSSLKKHSITHNMVDTGEKLFSCGLCDKSFKNKRGLVRHVKLHSNKRPFLCPTCGKSYTSKGALKEHSRVHLPEKPYPCDLCDKTFAAKINFDRHRRTHTGEKPFSCEVCGDFFIDKLAVVKHMRSHTGEKPFPCDLCPKFFHTKFNLACHMRTHTGEKPYPCDLCDKSFISRGNLDRHRRSHTGEKPFSCEECGKLFTNKMSMVKHIKNHTEKKLKKRFSCNLCESSFTNNIQLDDHLRSHTGENVFSVERNSPV; encoded by the coding sequence ATGTCTGTTAACGTTTGGGTGGTTGCTGGTGATCGGTTACTCATTCAACGAGAAAGCAACTCAGTTCGTGACCGCAACTTACCGACCAATCTAGAGATGAAAGAGGAACACAGAGATCCAGATCTAAACCAGATGAAGGAGGCGCCACAATATCAACCCATCAAAGAAGAACAAGTTGAGCTCGACATCTTTCATGACCAGAAGTCTGTAGTGAAGCCAGATGCTGACACCTTTAGGgtctctgctggttctgatgaaATATTCCAGCGTAAACctgaactgcagcagatcaCAGGGATgaaggaggaaccagaaccggaacagattaaagatgaactggaggaaccagaacctgaacagaTTAAAGATGAACTGGAGGAACTAGAAACTGTACAAATTAAACAAGAAGAGGAGGAACTCTACAGTGATCAGGATGAAGATCAACTTGTAGCAAAGCAGGATTCCTTCAGAGAAACTCCTATGCATGAGGAAAAATACCACAGTGAACCGGATCCAAACCAGGACCAGATCCACCCTTCCAACTCCCCTGGAGCTGAAAACCAACCAAAGGACGGATACAATGGAAAAGACCTGGTATTAGATGTAGAAGAAGAGCTAACAAAGAATCAGAATGAAAGTGTTGAACACTCTAAAgtgaaaaaactaaagaaaaacatgcgTTCCtgtaaaatatgtggaaaacatttaatcaggAAAACTCTCCTGAAAATtcacatgagaatccacaccGGTGAGAAACCGCATACCTGTCAGGTCTGCAGTAAGTCGTTCAGCTTTAGCAGTCATTTGGTTCGTCACATGAGAAATCACACGGGCGAAAGACCGTTCTCGTGTCAGACTTGTGGGAAAAGCTACATCAACAGAAGTAGCTTAAACGCACACATCAAAGACCATCTGGGAGAGAATTCATTCCCATGTGGATTGTGCAATAAATCTTTCACCAAGAGTCAAAATCTGGTTTGTCACATGAGACTCCACACAGGCGAGAAACCATTCTCGTGTCCAATCTGCGGAAAAAGCTATGTGAGCAAAAGCAGCCTGAAAAAACACAGCATAACACACAACATGGTCGACACAGGCGAGAAGCTGTTCTCGTGTGGTTTGTGTGATAagtctttcaaaaacaaacgAGGTCTGGTTCGTCACGTCAAACTCCACTCAAACAAGAGGCCATTCTTGTGTCCCACCTGCGGAAAAAGCTACACAAGTAAAGGCGCTTTAAAAGAACACTCTAGAGTTCACCTCCCTGAAAAGCCATATCCGTGTGACCTCTGTGATAAAACCTTCGCAGCCAAGATTAACTTTGACCGCCACAGGAGGACTCACACAGGCGagaagccgttttcatgtgaagtttgtggggatttttttattgacaagTTGGCTGTGGTTAAACATATGAGAAGTCACACAGGGGAGAAACCGTTTCCATGTGACCTGTGTCCTAaattttttcatacaaaattTAACTTGGCGTGTCACATGAGGACTCACACTGGTGAGAAACCCTATCCTTGTGACCTTTGTGATAAATCCTTCATATCCAGAGGTAACTTGGACCGTCACCGGAGGAGTCACACAGGCGAGAAACCCTTTTCATGTGAAGAATGTGGTAAATTATTTACCAACAAGATGTCTATggttaaacacataaaaaatcaCACAGAGAAGAAGCTCAAGAAGAGGTTTTCCTGTAATCTTTGCGAATCGTCTTTTACCAACAACATTCAGCTGGACGATCACCTGAGGAGCCACACAGGTGAGAATGTCTTCTCTGTGGAAAGAAATTCTCCAGTTTAA
- the LOC102234460 gene encoding zinc finger protein 2-like isoform X2 yields MSDQFLIQPERNTINDHNLPNDVKMKEEPDPQQITEIKEEPEYQPIKEEQVELNVSHDKKSVMKQEADTFMVAAGWDEICQRTPEPQKMTVTKEEPEPEQIKEELQEPEQIKEELQEPEPEQIKEELQEPEPEQIKEELQEPEPEQIKEELQEPEQIKEELREPEPEQIKEELQEPEPEQIKEELQEPEPEQIKEELQEPEPEQIKEELQEPEQIKEELREPELIKEELQEPELIKEELQEPEQIKEELQELYINQEEDQLVVKQDSFSETPLYENEAEDQHEDRCNDGDQVLDGNRELVMNQSDSVDCSKLKKSQKKTCSCKICGKYFIRKGSLNFHMRIHTDEKLHSCEVCSKSFIHSSHLVRHMRIHTGERPFSCKICGKSYIDRSSLNAHIRTYVGETCGLYDKSSTKNQDLVCHIRHNKARKPFSCPICGKSYTTRSSLKTHSLVHGGQKPFSCGLCDKSFTNKGDMVIHIRVHTGERPFPCASCNKSFISSRDLVRHVKLHKAERPFLCTTCGKSYTDNRNLKSHSRVHLQEKPYPCDLCAKSFVNRTDLVRHRRTHTGEKPFSCELCGKLFTNKYTMLKHATAHTDKTPEALFPCSLCDASFTDSIQLDDHLRSHTGEQVFSCVTCGKKFSKPYSLTMHIRTHTGEKSYSCQLCCKLFTARYKLTAHVCENKT; encoded by the exons ATGTCTGATCAGTTCCTAATCCAACCGGAAAGAAATACCATTAATGACCACAACTTACCAAACGATGTCAAGATGAAAGAGGAACCAGATCCACAGCAGATTACAGAGATTAAGGAGGAACCAGAATATCAACCGATCAAAGAAGAACAAGTTGAGCTCAACGTCTCTCATGACAAGAAATCTGTAATGAAGCAGGAAGCTGACACCTTCATGGTGGCTGCTGGTTGGGATGAAATATGCCAGAGAACACCTGAACCGCAGAAAATGACGGTGACaaaggaggaaccagaaccagaacag attaAAGAGGAACTGCAGGAACCAGAACAGATTAAAGAAGAActgcaggaaccagaaccagaacagattaaagaagaactgcaggaaccagaaccagaacagattaaagaggaactgcaggaaccagaaccagaacagattaAAGAGGAACTGCAGGAACCAGAACAGATTAAAGAGGAACTGcgggaaccagaaccagaacagattaaagaagaactgcaggaaccagaaccagaacagattaaagaggaactgcaggaaccagaaccagaacagattaaagaggaactgcaggaaccagaaccagaacagattaAAGAGGAACTGCAGGAACCAGAACAGATTAAAGAGGAACTGCGGGAACCAGAACTGATTAAAGAAGAACTGCAGGAACCAGAACTGATTAAAGAGGAACTGCAGGAACCAGAACAGATTAAAGAGGAACTGCAGGAACTCTACATTAATCAGGAGGAAGATCAGCTTGTAGTGAAGCAGGATTCCTTCAGTGAAACTCCTTTGTATGAGAACGAAGCTGAAGACCAACATGAGGACAGATGCAATGATGGCGACCAGGTATTGGATGGAAATCGAGAGTTGGTGATGAATCAGAGCGACAGTGTTGACTGTTCTAAACTCAAAAAGtcccagaaaaaaacatgttcttgtAAAAtttgtgggaaatatttcatcAGGAAAGGTTCCCTGAATTTtcacatgagaatccacaccGATGAGAAGCTGCATAGCTGTGAAGTCTGCAGTAAATCTTTCATCCATAGCAGCCATTTGGTTCGTCACATGAGGATCCATACAGGCGAGAGACCGTTCTCATGCAAgatctgtggaaaaagttacatCGATAGAAGTAGCTTAAACGCACACATCAGAACTTACGTGGGAGAGACTTGTGGATTGTACGATAAATCTTCCACCAAGAATCAAGATCTGGTTTGTCACATTAGACACAACAAAGCCAGGAAGCCGTTCTCGTGTCCCATCTGCGGAAAAAGCTACACAACCAGAAGTAGCCTAAAAACACACAGCCTAGTCCACGGAGGCCAGAAGCCGTTTTCGTGTGGACTGTGTGATAAATCTTTTACAAACAAAGGAGATATGGTTATTCACATCAGAGTCCATACAGGTGAGCGGCCGTTCCCTTGTGCATCGTGCAATAAATCTTTTATAAGCAGTAGAGATCTGGTTCGTCATGTCAAACTCCACAAAGCTGAGAGACCATTTCTGTGCACCACCTGTGGAAAATCCTACACCGACAATCGCAACCTTAAATCACACAGCAGAGTTCACCTGCAGGAGAAGCCATATCCCTGTGACCTGTGTGCCAAATCATTCGTAAACAGGACCGACTTAGTCCGTCACCGGAGGACTCACACAGGCGAAAAACCATTTTCGTGTGAATTGTGTGGGAAATTATTTACTAACAAATACACTATGTTAAAACATGCAACAGCTCACACAGACAAGACGCCTGAGGCGCTGTTTCCTTGTAGTCTTTGTGATGCGTCTTTTACTGACAGCATTCAGCTGGACGATCACCTGAGGAGCCACACAGGTGAGCAGGTCTTTTCATGCGTCACCTGTGGGAAGAAGTTCTCCAAACCATACAGTCTGACGATGCACATCCGGACTCATACAGGCGAAAAGTCATATTCCTGTCAACTATGCTGTAAATTATTCACTGCCAGATATAAACTGACTGCACAtgtatgtgaaaataaaacttag
- the LOC102234460 gene encoding zinc finger protein 2-like isoform X1: MSDQFLIQPERNTINDHNLPNDVKMKEEPDPQQITEIKEEPEYQPIKEEQVELNVSHDKKSVMKQEADTFMVAAGWDEICQRTPEPQKMTVTKEEPEPEQIKEELQEPEQIKEELQEPEPEQIKEELQEPEPEPEQIKEELQEPEQIKEELQEPEPEQIKEELQEPEPEQIKEELQEPEPEQIKEELQEPEQIKEELREPEPEQIKEELQEPEPEQIKEELQEPEPEQIKEELQEPEPEQIKEELQEPEQIKEELREPELIKEELQEPELIKEELQEPEQIKEELQELYINQEEDQLVVKQDSFSETPLYENEAEDQHEDRCNDGDQVLDGNRELVMNQSDSVDCSKLKKSQKKTCSCKICGKYFIRKGSLNFHMRIHTDEKLHSCEVCSKSFIHSSHLVRHMRIHTGERPFSCKICGKSYIDRSSLNAHIRTYVGETCGLYDKSSTKNQDLVCHIRHNKARKPFSCPICGKSYTTRSSLKTHSLVHGGQKPFSCGLCDKSFTNKGDMVIHIRVHTGERPFPCASCNKSFISSRDLVRHVKLHKAERPFLCTTCGKSYTDNRNLKSHSRVHLQEKPYPCDLCAKSFVNRTDLVRHRRTHTGEKPFSCELCGKLFTNKYTMLKHATAHTDKTPEALFPCSLCDASFTDSIQLDDHLRSHTGEQVFSCVTCGKKFSKPYSLTMHIRTHTGEKSYSCQLCCKLFTARYKLTAHVCENKT, translated from the coding sequence ATGTCTGATCAGTTCCTAATCCAACCGGAAAGAAATACCATTAATGACCACAACTTACCAAACGATGTCAAGATGAAAGAGGAACCAGATCCACAGCAGATTACAGAGATTAAGGAGGAACCAGAATATCAACCGATCAAAGAAGAACAAGTTGAGCTCAACGTCTCTCATGACAAGAAATCTGTAATGAAGCAGGAAGCTGACACCTTCATGGTGGCTGCTGGTTGGGATGAAATATGCCAGAGAACACCTGAACCGCAGAAAATGACGGTGACaaaggaggaaccagaaccagaacagattaAAGAGGAACTGCAGGAACCAGAACAGATTAAAGAAGAActgcaggaaccagaaccagaacagattaAAGAAGAACTGCaggaaccggaaccagaaccagaacagattaAAGAGGAACTGCAGGAACCAGAACAGATTAAAGAAGAActgcaggaaccagaaccagaacagattaaagaagaactgcaggaaccagaaccagaacagattaaagaggaactgcaggaaccagaaccagaacagattaAAGAGGAACTGCAGGAACCAGAACAGATTAAAGAGGAACTGcgggaaccagaaccagaacagattaaagaagaactgcaggaaccagaaccagaacagattaaagaggaactgcaggaaccagaaccagaacagattaaagaggaactgcaggaaccagaaccagaacagattaAAGAGGAACTGCAGGAACCAGAACAGATTAAAGAGGAACTGCGGGAACCAGAACTGATTAAAGAAGAACTGCAGGAACCAGAACTGATTAAAGAGGAACTGCAGGAACCAGAACAGATTAAAGAGGAACTGCAGGAACTCTACATTAATCAGGAGGAAGATCAGCTTGTAGTGAAGCAGGATTCCTTCAGTGAAACTCCTTTGTATGAGAACGAAGCTGAAGACCAACATGAGGACAGATGCAATGATGGCGACCAGGTATTGGATGGAAATCGAGAGTTGGTGATGAATCAGAGCGACAGTGTTGACTGTTCTAAACTCAAAAAGtcccagaaaaaaacatgttcttgtAAAAtttgtgggaaatatttcatcAGGAAAGGTTCCCTGAATTTtcacatgagaatccacaccGATGAGAAGCTGCATAGCTGTGAAGTCTGCAGTAAATCTTTCATCCATAGCAGCCATTTGGTTCGTCACATGAGGATCCATACAGGCGAGAGACCGTTCTCATGCAAgatctgtggaaaaagttacatCGATAGAAGTAGCTTAAACGCACACATCAGAACTTACGTGGGAGAGACTTGTGGATTGTACGATAAATCTTCCACCAAGAATCAAGATCTGGTTTGTCACATTAGACACAACAAAGCCAGGAAGCCGTTCTCGTGTCCCATCTGCGGAAAAAGCTACACAACCAGAAGTAGCCTAAAAACACACAGCCTAGTCCACGGAGGCCAGAAGCCGTTTTCGTGTGGACTGTGTGATAAATCTTTTACAAACAAAGGAGATATGGTTATTCACATCAGAGTCCATACAGGTGAGCGGCCGTTCCCTTGTGCATCGTGCAATAAATCTTTTATAAGCAGTAGAGATCTGGTTCGTCATGTCAAACTCCACAAAGCTGAGAGACCATTTCTGTGCACCACCTGTGGAAAATCCTACACCGACAATCGCAACCTTAAATCACACAGCAGAGTTCACCTGCAGGAGAAGCCATATCCCTGTGACCTGTGTGCCAAATCATTCGTAAACAGGACCGACTTAGTCCGTCACCGGAGGACTCACACAGGCGAAAAACCATTTTCGTGTGAATTGTGTGGGAAATTATTTACTAACAAATACACTATGTTAAAACATGCAACAGCTCACACAGACAAGACGCCTGAGGCGCTGTTTCCTTGTAGTCTTTGTGATGCGTCTTTTACTGACAGCATTCAGCTGGACGATCACCTGAGGAGCCACACAGGTGAGCAGGTCTTTTCATGCGTCACCTGTGGGAAGAAGTTCTCCAAACCATACAGTCTGACGATGCACATCCGGACTCATACAGGCGAAAAGTCATATTCCTGTCAACTATGCTGTAAATTATTCACTGCCAGATATAAACTGACTGCACAtgtatgtgaaaataaaacttag